Proteins encoded within one genomic window of Calonectris borealis chromosome 1, bCalBor7.hap1.2, whole genome shotgun sequence:
- the AASS gene encoding alpha-aminoadipic semialdehyde synthase, mitochondrial — protein sequence MLRAFSHTNGRCVFRHAKCWHHRKSVLAIRREDVNAWERRAPLAPKHVKELTQMGYKVLVQPSNRRAIHEKDYIKAGGIIQEDISEASLIVGVKRPPEDKLIPKKNYAFFSHTIKAQEANMPLLDEILRQEIRLFDYEKMVDHKGMRVVAFGKWAGVAGMINILHGLGLRFLALGHHTPFMHIGMAHNYRNSSQAVQAVRDAGYEISLGLMPKSVGPLTFVFTGTGNVSKGAQEMFNALPCEFVEPHELKEVSRSGDLRKVYGTVLSRHHHLVRKRDGLYDPVDYDKHPELYTSRFNTDIAPYTTCLINGIYWEQHTPRLLSRQDAQKLLVPVRSAAGAMEGCPELPHKLLAICDISADTGGSIEFMTECTTIDSPFCMYDADQHIIHDSVEGSGILMCSIDNLPAQLPIEATEYFGDMLFPYIEEMLLSEGSEPLESQNYSSVVRDAVIASNGSLTAKYEYIQKLRESREYAQSLKMGNKKRVLLLGSGYVSGPVLEYLTRDSNVDITVASVMKEQLEQLTKKYSSVTSVHMDVIKHEEKLSSLVKKHDLVISLLPYSAHPLVAKKCIDNKVNLVTASYLTPAMKELQESVEAAGITVISEMGLDPGLDHMLAMECIDKAKEVGATVVSYTSFCGGLPAPEHSDNPLRYKFSWSPQGVLLNTVQSATYLKKGEIINIPAGGALLDSVTPMDFFPGLNLEGFPNRDSTKYAEPYGIQTAHTLLRGTLRYKGYSKTMGGFVKLGLINPDPYPLLSSATPPLTWKELMCKLVGIKPPAEYHLLKEAVFSKLEKDKSQLEAVEWLGLLGDEPVPAADSIVGALAKHMEMKLPFGTGERDMIVMRNEIGLRHPSGHLEDKFIDLVVYGDNKGYSAMAKTVGYPTAIAAKMVLDGEIDAKGMVIPLTKNVYGPILERVRAEGIVYSTHSVIKQ from the exons ATGCTCCGAGCCTTTAGTCACACAAATGGTAGGTGTGTGTTCCGTCATGCTAAGTGTTGGCATCATCGTAAGTCTGTGCTGGCAATCAGGAGAGAAGATGTTAACGCGTGGGAAAGAAGAGCACCTCTAGCACCAAAGCATGTTAAGGAATTGACACAGATGGGATACAAGGTCTTGGTGCAGCCGTCAAACCGGAGAGCCATCCATGAAAAG gATTACATCAAAGCAGGTGGCATTATTCAGGAAGATATTTCCGAGGCTTCTCTGATAGTAGGTgtgaagagacctccagaggacAAATTAATCCCTAAAAAGAACTATGCCTTCTTCTCTCACACTATTAAAGCCCAAGAGGCGAACATGCCCCTTTTGGATGAGATTCTAAGACAG GAAATTCGACTGTTTGACTATGAAAAAATGGTTGATCATAAAGGAATGCGAGTTGTGGCGTTTGGAAAGTGGGCTGGTGTAGCAG gaATGATCAATATTCTACATGGATTGGGATTACGATTTTTAGCCCTGGGACATCACACTCCATTCATG CACATTGGGATGGCACATAACTACAGGAATAGCAGTCAGGCTGTGCAGGCAGTACGGGATGCCGGGTACGAAATTTCACTGGGATTGATGCCAAAGTCAGTTGGGCCCTTAACATTTGTGTTTACAGGCACTGGTAATGTTTCTAAG GGTGCTCAAGAAATGTTCAATGCCCTCCCCTGTGAGTTTGTGGAACCACATGAGTTAAAGGAAGTTTCCAGATCTGGAG acCTCAGAAAAGTCTATGGGACAGTGTTAAGTCGTCACCATCATCTTGTAAGGAAACGTGATGGACTATATGATCCAGTAGACTATGATAAACATCCAGAACTTTACACTTCTCGCTTTAACACTGAT ATTGCACCCTACACAACTTGTTTAATTAATGGCATATACTGGGAACAACATACTCCTCGCTTGTTAAGTCGACAGGATGCTCAGAAGCTGCTGGTGCCAGTTAGATCTGCTGCTGGTGCAATGGAGGGCTGTCCTGAGTTACCACACAA ACTTCTGGCAATATGTGACATTTCAGCAGACACTGGAGGATCTATAGAATTTATGACGGAGTGTACAACAATTGACAGTCCATTTTGTATGTATGATGCTGACCAGCATATTATTCATGACAG TGTTGAAGGCTCTGGGATTCTGATGTGTTCCATTGACAATCTGCCAGCACAGCTTCCTATAGAAGCAACAGAGTACTTTGGCGATATGCTTTTCCCATATATTGAAGAGATG CTGTTATCAGAAGGCTCAGAACCTCTTGAAAGCCAGAATTATTCATCCGTTGTTCGAGAT GCAGTGATTGCATCCAATGGCTCACTGACAGCTAAGTATGAATATATCCAGAAATTGAGGGAGAGCAG GGAATACGCTCAGTCGCTGAAGATGGGTAATAAGAAGAGGGTTTTATTGCTCGGATCTGGCTATGTTTCTGGCCCTGTACTTGAATATCTCACTAGAGATTCCAACGTTGACATCACAGTTG catCTGTCATGAAGGAACAACTGGAACAACTGACGAAAAAATACAGCAGCGTTACTTCAGTTCATATGGATGTCATTAAGCATGAGGAAAAGCTGTCCTCTTTGGTGAAGAAGCACGACCTTGTGATCAG TTTGCTACCTTATTCAGCACATCCTTTGGTTGCCAAGAAATGTATTGACAACAAAGTGAACTTGGTAACAGCCAGCTACTTAACACCAGCTATGAAAGAACTCCAGGAGAG CGTAGAAGCTGCTGGTATTACAGTTATCAGTGAAATGGGTCTGGATCCTGGTCTTGACCATATGTTGGCGATGGAATGTATTGACAAGGCGAAAGAAGTTGGTGCTACG GTTGTATCCTACACTTCTTTCTGCGGTGGCCTACCAGCTCCAGAGCACTCTGACAATCCTCTGAGATACAAGTTCAGCTGGAGCCCACAAGGAGTGTTGCTGAATACAGTTCAGTCTGCTAcgtatttaaaaaaaggagag ATTATCAATATTCCAGCTGGAGGAGCATTACTTGATTCTGTTACTCCGATGGATTTTTTCCCAGGATTAAATCTCGAAGGTTTTCCTAACAGAGACAGTACAAAATATGCTGAGCCATATGGTATTCAGACAGCTCACACTTTGTTGAGAGGCACCTTAAGATACAAA ggaTACTCCAAAACTATGGGAGGCTTTGTAAAACTAGGATTAATTAACCCAGATCCTTATCCTTTGCTAAGCTCAGCCACGCCACCTCTAACCTGG aaagaGCTCATGTGCAAACTGGTTGGAATTAAGCCGCCTGCTGAGTACCATCTTCTTAAAGAAGCTGTATTTAGCAAACTGGAAAAGGACAAAAGTCAGCTGGAGGCAGTGGAATG GCTAGGTTTATTGGGAGATGAACCAGTTCCAGCAGCAGATTCCATTGTGGGGGCTCTTGCAAAGCACATGGAGATGAAGCTGCCATTTG GCACTGGAGAGAGAGATATGATTGTTATGAGAAATGAAATAGGTCTCAGGCATCCTTCTGGTCATTTGGAAGACAAATTTATTGATCTGGTTGTCTATGGTGATAACAAAGGATACTCTGCAATGGCTAAAACAGTAGGATACCCCACAGCTATTGCTGCTAAGATGGTTCTAGATG GTGAAATAGATGCCAAAGGTATGGTTATACCATTGACAAAGAACGTTTATGGACCAATACTTGAACGTGTTCGGGCAGAAGGCATTGTGTACAGCACTCACAGCGTTATCAAACAGTAA